A stretch of Candidatus Baltobacteraceae bacterium DNA encodes these proteins:
- a CDS encoding aldehyde dehydrogenase family protein — protein MSKEDRDRLAVRKMYKLYINGAFVRSESARSEPVWDGKAFGANIARASRKDVRDAVVAARGAQPKWWATAPSTRGLILYRLAEMMEARRDELVERVREGSGAAADAQAEVAAAIDRTIWYAGWTDKYGALLSTRNPVAGPHFNFSTPEPTGVVAILAPDEPALLGLVTMLLPALVAGNSVVLVASQRDPRTAIVFAETLATCDVPAGVVNILTGHRSELGPVLAKHMDVNALGFVDGDPACTKMLQTHAADNVKRTHVVRGRDDWFAPDAQSLDEIAAYTEIKTIWHPAGM, from the coding sequence GTGTCGAAGGAAGACCGGGATCGCCTCGCGGTCCGCAAGATGTACAAGCTCTACATTAACGGCGCATTCGTTCGCTCGGAATCCGCGCGCAGCGAACCGGTTTGGGATGGCAAAGCGTTTGGCGCGAACATCGCACGAGCCTCGCGCAAGGACGTTCGCGACGCGGTCGTTGCGGCGCGCGGAGCGCAGCCGAAATGGTGGGCGACCGCCCCGAGCACGCGGGGGCTTATTCTGTATCGCCTCGCCGAGATGATGGAGGCGCGCCGCGACGAACTCGTCGAGCGCGTGCGCGAAGGCAGCGGGGCCGCCGCCGATGCGCAAGCCGAAGTAGCCGCCGCGATCGATCGCACGATCTGGTACGCGGGCTGGACCGATAAATACGGCGCCCTGCTCTCCACGCGCAACCCGGTAGCCGGGCCGCACTTCAACTTCTCCACCCCCGAGCCGACCGGCGTCGTCGCGATTCTCGCGCCCGACGAACCCGCGCTGCTCGGCCTGGTCACGATGCTGCTTCCCGCCTTAGTGGCGGGTAATTCGGTCGTGCTCGTTGCATCGCAGCGCGACCCGCGCACCGCGATCGTCTTCGCCGAAACGCTCGCGACGTGCGACGTTCCGGCCGGCGTCGTCAACATTCTCACCGGACATCGCAGCGAACTGGGTCCGGTCCTCGCCAAACACATGGACGTCAACGCACTCGGATTCGTAGACGGCGACCCGGCATGTACGAAAATGCTGCAAACGCACGCGGCGGATAACGTCAAACGCACGCACGTGGTGCGCGGGCGCGACGATTGGTTCGCACCCGACGCGCAGAGTTTGGACGAGATCGCAGCCTATACGGAGATCAAAACGATCTGGCATCCGGCAGGTATGTAA
- the serA gene encoding phosphoglycerate dehydrogenase — protein sequence MNPRCVIAESFAAEGQDVLRARGIDVHSCVGVSRDELVAALAHAQALIVRSETRVDRALLSAGPGLRVVARAGVGVDAIDVDAATEAGIVVVNTPSANTIAATELTFAMMLAAVRHIPDATATLRAGRWERAQFVGNELCGKTLGIVGLGRIGAGVAVRARAFGMTVLACDPYIGSARAQAHDAELVDLDALFARADIVTLHVPLTEQTKALVNAARLARMRPHAILVNCARGGVVDERALLAALDAGTIAGAALDVVAHEPPAADSPGSRLHRHPRVIATPHLGGSTHEALRRIAVELATDVADVLTGRPPQGAVNAPAPSGADAQQVRRYVDIAYRLGVVLPQLVDGSLQRPVTLVACGDLAQSDPAPLRAALLSGLLQTTTERRVSIVNAESIAAEIGLVLDVVADEAREPYAASLAVASGPHRLIGTALHNGPRIVEIDGYDVDAILEGVLIVTRHRDVPGVVGRVGMILGDANVNISTMQVGRSARGGDALMTLGVDRPLDRETLDAIGAIAGMRRVVSIVV from the coding sequence ATGAATCCGCGCTGCGTCATTGCCGAATCGTTCGCGGCCGAAGGCCAAGACGTACTGCGCGCACGCGGGATCGACGTGCATTCGTGCGTCGGCGTTTCGCGGGACGAACTCGTCGCCGCGCTGGCGCACGCTCAAGCTCTCATCGTGCGTTCGGAGACGCGGGTGGACCGCGCGCTGTTGTCGGCGGGGCCCGGCCTGCGCGTGGTGGCGCGCGCGGGCGTCGGCGTCGACGCGATCGACGTGGATGCGGCGACCGAGGCGGGCATCGTCGTCGTCAACACCCCGTCGGCCAACACGATCGCCGCAACCGAACTAACCTTCGCGATGATGCTGGCGGCCGTGCGCCACATCCCCGACGCGACGGCGACGCTGCGCGCCGGCCGTTGGGAACGCGCGCAATTCGTGGGCAACGAACTGTGCGGTAAGACGCTCGGCATCGTCGGTCTGGGGCGCATCGGCGCGGGCGTGGCCGTACGCGCGCGCGCGTTCGGAATGACGGTTCTCGCGTGCGATCCGTATATCGGTTCGGCGCGCGCGCAAGCGCACGACGCCGAGCTCGTCGATCTCGACGCGCTTTTCGCTCGCGCCGATATCGTAACGCTGCACGTTCCGTTGACCGAGCAGACCAAAGCGCTCGTGAATGCCGCACGGCTCGCGCGGATGCGTCCCCACGCGATTCTCGTTAACTGCGCGCGCGGCGGCGTCGTCGACGAACGGGCGCTGCTCGCCGCGCTCGACGCCGGCACGATCGCGGGGGCGGCGCTCGACGTTGTCGCACACGAACCGCCCGCGGCCGATTCGCCGGGTTCGCGCTTGCACCGTCATCCGCGCGTCATCGCGACGCCGCACTTGGGCGGTTCGACGCACGAAGCGTTGCGGCGCATCGCCGTGGAACTCGCAACCGACGTGGCCGACGTGCTGACCGGTCGGCCCCCGCAGGGCGCCGTCAACGCTCCCGCGCCGAGCGGCGCCGACGCGCAACAGGTGCGTCGCTACGTCGATATCGCCTATCGTCTGGGAGTCGTACTCCCGCAACTCGTCGACGGATCGCTGCAGCGTCCGGTCACGCTCGTCGCTTGCGGCGATCTCGCGCAGAGCGACCCGGCACCGCTGCGCGCCGCGCTGCTCTCGGGGCTCTTGCAAACGACGACCGAGCGGCGCGTTTCCATCGTCAACGCCGAATCCATCGCCGCCGAGATCGGACTCGTGCTCGACGTCGTCGCCGACGAGGCGCGCGAGCCCTATGCGGCGTCGCTCGCCGTCGCATCGGGTCCGCATCGTCTGATCGGCACCGCCCTTCACAACGGCCCGCGCATCGTCGAGATCGACGGGTACGACGTGGATGCGATCCTGGAGGGCGTGCTCATCGTGACTCGCCATCGCGACGTGCCCGGTGTCGTTGGGCGCGTCGGCATGATCCTCGGCGACGCGAACGTCAATATCTCGACGATGCAAGTGGGCCGCAGCGCGCGCGGCGGCGATGCGCTCATGACGCTCGGAGTCGACCGGCCGTTAGATCGCGAGACGCTCGATGCGATCGGCGCGATCGCCGGAATGCGCCGCGTCGTAAGCATCGTGGTGTAG
- a CDS encoding histidine phosphatase family protein, with product MAIVRVARHGESTWNRLGRYQGRRDADLSPLGRVQSQSLAAALHDAGIERIVTSPLQRAVLTARPLAELLGVTPELDAAAIEIAHGTWEGRYREEIAENDPERYHLWRERPELVAFEFGETVLEVLERWRRFAARFDAGRDALIVTHDVVVRLAILDSTGRGAAQLWQPRVVNAGYAEFRVEGERWELLRECVDGHLAGCTADLPGQAL from the coding sequence GTGGCAATCGTTCGCGTCGCTCGCCATGGGGAATCGACCTGGAACCGCTTGGGCCGCTACCAGGGCCGGCGCGATGCCGATCTTTCGCCGCTGGGTCGCGTCCAGTCGCAGTCGCTCGCGGCCGCGCTCCACGACGCGGGAATCGAGCGAATCGTCACGAGCCCGCTGCAGCGCGCGGTCCTCACGGCGCGCCCGTTGGCGGAGTTGCTCGGCGTGACCCCCGAGCTCGATGCGGCCGCGATCGAGATCGCGCATGGCACCTGGGAGGGCCGTTATCGCGAGGAAATCGCCGAAAACGACCCCGAGCGCTACCACCTCTGGCGCGAGCGCCCCGAGCTCGTCGCCTTCGAATTCGGGGAGACCGTGCTCGAGGTGTTGGAGCGCTGGCGGCGATTCGCGGCGCGCTTCGATGCGGGCCGCGACGCGCTGATCGTTACCCACGATGTCGTCGTGCGGCTGGCCATCCTCGACTCCACCGGGCGCGGCGCCGCGCAGCTCTGGCAGCCGCGCGTCGTCAACGCGGGCTACGCCGAGTTTCGCGTCGAGGGCGAGCGCTGGGAACTGTTGCGCGAGTGCGTGGACGGCCACCTGGCCGGCTGCACGGCCGATCTGCCCGGGCAAGCGCTGTGA
- a CDS encoding ferritin-like domain-containing protein, with amino-acid sequence MAKATPFLSDVKSLRARARKDMMKGAVTSDYKGDVKKAVDILNSALATEIVCVLRYKRHYYMAQGIHKEAVAAEFLQHANEEQAHADLIAERITQLGGAPDLNPQGLATRSHSQYIEGDNLIDMIKENLVAERIAIESYREIIRYFGDNDTTTRRMMEGILAMEEEHASDMTDLLEAHGTEAGSKH; translated from the coding sequence GTGGCTAAAGCAACCCCGTTTTTATCCGACGTGAAGTCGCTGCGCGCGCGCGCACGCAAAGATATGATGAAAGGCGCCGTCACGAGCGACTACAAGGGCGACGTGAAGAAGGCGGTCGATATTCTCAATTCGGCGCTGGCTACGGAGATCGTCTGCGTGCTGCGCTACAAGCGTCACTACTACATGGCGCAGGGCATTCACAAAGAAGCGGTGGCGGCCGAATTTCTCCAGCACGCAAACGAAGAGCAGGCGCACGCCGACCTCATCGCCGAGCGGATCACGCAACTCGGCGGGGCGCCCGACCTCAACCCGCAGGGACTTGCGACGCGCAGTCATTCGCAATATATCGAAGGCGATAATCTGATCGACATGATCAAAGAGAATCTGGTCGCCGAACGCATCGCCATCGAATCGTATCGCGAGATTATCCGGTATTTCGGTGACAACGATACGACCACGCGCCGTATGATGGAGGGCATTCTCGCGATGGAAGAAGAGCACGCGAGCGATATGACCGATCTGCTCGAGGCGCACGGCACGGAGGCCGGGAGCAAGCATTAG
- a CDS encoding histidine phosphatase family protein, producing the protein MRLTFVRHGATDWNRDGRFQGQSDVPLSHEGRAQALALADALRGERFDYAVASDLSRAYETALAIARPHGVDVARDPRWREFAFGRWEGLTWSEIVERYPALAAGDATAPRSYAPDGGESFEAVTQRVRDALDTLRGGEHEHALVVAHAGPLHAALHVLFGAGAIDVRFVPASITRVMVDRTGAALLTLNDSSHL; encoded by the coding sequence ATTAGACTCACCTTCGTTCGGCACGGGGCGACCGACTGGAACCGCGACGGGCGCTTTCAAGGCCAAAGCGACGTTCCGCTCAGTCACGAGGGCCGCGCGCAAGCGCTGGCCCTCGCGGATGCGCTGCGCGGCGAGCGATTCGACTACGCGGTCGCAAGCGACTTGAGTCGCGCCTACGAAACGGCGCTGGCAATCGCGCGTCCGCACGGCGTGGACGTGGCGCGCGACCCTCGGTGGCGCGAGTTTGCTTTCGGCCGGTGGGAAGGCTTGACGTGGAGCGAGATCGTCGAGCGGTATCCGGCGTTGGCGGCCGGCGACGCTACGGCACCGCGTTCCTACGCGCCCGACGGCGGCGAATCGTTCGAAGCGGTGACGCAGCGCGTGCGCGACGCACTCGATACGCTGCGCGGAGGCGAACACGAACACGCGCTCGTCGTCGCCCACGCGGGTCCGTTACACGCGGCGCTGCACGTGCTCTTCGGTGCCGGCGCCATCGACGTTCGCTTCGTGCCGGCGAGCATCACGCGCGTGATGGTGGATCGAACCGGCGCTGCGCTGCTCACCCTTAACGATTCCTCGCATCTCTAG
- a CDS encoding NADP-dependent isocitrate dehydrogenase: MTTTLTAKKVPITVAHGDGIGPEIMDATLRIVNAAGAQLDIETIEIGEGVYNRGLSNGIEPSSWDSLRRTRVFLKAPITTPQGGGFKSLNVTVRKTLGMYANVRPCASLAPYVATKHPKMDLVIVRENEEDVYGGIEHRQTNAVTQCLKLISRPGSERIVRYAFEYAKANKRKKVTCFTKDNIMKITDGLFHKVFDEIAKEYPEIENEHWIVDIGAAKMADTPEAFDVLVMPNLYGDVLSDVAAQITGSVGLAGSANIGDHCSMFEAIHGSAPRRAGQNMANPSGLLHGAFLMLSHIGQGEIAERAHNAWLRTIEDGVHTYDIYKEGTSKQKVGTREFADAVIERLGQKPQQLKAAVYAKDANLDLAIRAAGAVPKKAHVGVDIFIDQPDGVPDEIAATLQRLGVAGTKLTVISNRGTKVWPDGNPDTFWSDHWSCRFEADGAPFTPAHVVRLLDAMAKAGFDVVKTEGLYTFDGERGFSLAQGQ, translated from the coding sequence GTGACCACGACCCTTACGGCCAAAAAAGTGCCGATTACCGTTGCCCACGGCGACGGCATCGGGCCCGAAATCATGGATGCCACGCTGCGTATCGTAAATGCGGCGGGCGCGCAGCTCGATATCGAGACCATCGAAATCGGCGAAGGCGTTTACAATCGTGGATTGAGCAACGGCATCGAGCCCAGCTCCTGGGACTCTCTGCGCCGCACCAGGGTCTTTCTCAAGGCACCAATTACGACGCCGCAAGGCGGCGGGTTCAAATCGCTCAACGTTACCGTGCGCAAGACGCTCGGCATGTATGCGAACGTTCGGCCCTGCGCCTCGCTCGCACCGTACGTTGCGACCAAACACCCCAAGATGGATCTGGTGATCGTTCGCGAGAACGAGGAAGACGTCTACGGCGGTATCGAGCACCGCCAAACCAACGCCGTCACCCAGTGCTTGAAACTCATCTCGCGTCCGGGCAGCGAACGCATCGTTCGTTACGCCTTCGAGTACGCGAAAGCGAACAAGCGCAAAAAAGTGACGTGCTTTACCAAAGACAACATCATGAAGATCACCGACGGGTTGTTCCACAAGGTCTTCGACGAAATTGCCAAAGAGTATCCCGAGATCGAAAACGAGCACTGGATCGTCGACATCGGCGCGGCCAAGATGGCCGATACGCCCGAGGCCTTCGACGTGCTCGTGATGCCGAATCTTTACGGCGACGTTCTCTCCGACGTGGCGGCGCAGATCACCGGCTCGGTCGGCCTCGCCGGATCGGCCAACATCGGCGATCACTGTTCGATGTTCGAGGCGATTCACGGCTCGGCGCCGCGGCGCGCGGGCCAGAACATGGCCAATCCGTCGGGCTTGCTGCACGGCGCGTTCCTAATGCTCTCCCACATCGGTCAGGGTGAGATTGCGGAGCGCGCGCACAACGCATGGCTGCGCACCATCGAAGACGGCGTCCACACCTACGACATTTACAAAGAGGGCACGAGCAAGCAAAAAGTCGGCACGCGCGAGTTTGCCGATGCCGTCATCGAACGACTCGGCCAAAAACCGCAACAGCTCAAGGCAGCGGTGTACGCGAAGGACGCCAATCTCGATCTGGCGATTCGCGCCGCGGGAGCGGTTCCCAAGAAAGCGCACGTGGGCGTCGATATCTTTATCGATCAGCCGGACGGCGTACCCGACGAAATCGCCGCTACACTGCAACGCCTCGGCGTCGCCGGCACGAAACTCACCGTGATAAGTAATCGCGGCACGAAGGTTTGGCCCGACGGCAATCCCGACACGTTCTGGAGCGATCACTGGAGTTGCCGTTTCGAGGCCGACGGCGCCCCGTTTACGCCGGCACACGTGGTGCGATTGCTCGACGCGATGGCGAAGGCCGGGTTCGACGTCGTGAAGACCGAGGGACTCTACACCTTCGACGGCGAGCGCGGTTTCTCGCTCGCGCAGGGGCAGTAG
- a CDS encoding peptide ABC transporter substrate-binding protein: MRALRAAVLLLFLAACSRTGNGTPIGTRHPWTQPEVLRVDDWANPNSLNPLLASNTSDNFLAGLAFDLLVTVDDKGNDVPDLAATVPTLANGGIAKDGRTVTYHLRKNVKWQDGVPFTAKDVKFSWQAVMNPNNNVVERRGYDVVSSVDTPDPYTVIFHLKEAFAPFVDTVFGESDDPFRVVPEHILAKYPNINRAPFNALPIGTGPFKVVKWVHGDHVEFVANDDYFKGKPKLRRIVVRFVTDDNTREASLRSHSADLLNDISFPIVRDLRSAANVRVLLPGSPAYESIDLNLKRPPLDDVRVRRALAYGIDAASITRDNTYGAADLATEDIAKSSWAYDPNVTIYAYDSAKAAQLLEAAGWKTGADGIRSKNGKRLELQLVYGQGNPTSQVIGAEVQSELRRIGVDLSIKSYNYTLLYATQQLGGILLGGKYDLGLYAWIAGIDPDDSQQFMCAYVPPNGNNIANYCNKQFDAAENVALHSFDRNVRKAAYAKTQALLAQDVPVLFLYYPKRRYAMNPDLQNFAPNGVSEDWNAWQWSI, translated from the coding sequence TTGCGCGCGCTCCGGGCCGCAGTGCTTCTGCTCTTTCTCGCCGCGTGTTCGCGCACCGGAAACGGCACGCCGATCGGCACGCGCCATCCGTGGACCCAGCCCGAAGTTCTGCGCGTCGACGATTGGGCCAATCCCAACTCGCTCAACCCGCTGCTCGCAAGCAACACCTCGGATAATTTTCTCGCGGGCCTCGCATTCGATCTGCTCGTTACGGTCGACGATAAGGGCAACGACGTCCCCGATCTTGCGGCCACGGTACCCACGTTAGCCAACGGCGGCATCGCCAAGGACGGGCGTACGGTGACCTATCATTTGCGCAAGAACGTGAAGTGGCAAGACGGCGTGCCGTTTACGGCCAAGGACGTGAAGTTCTCGTGGCAAGCGGTCATGAACCCCAATAACAACGTGGTCGAGCGACGCGGCTACGACGTGGTCTCCTCGGTCGATACGCCGGACCCGTACACCGTGATATTTCATTTGAAAGAAGCGTTCGCGCCGTTCGTCGACACGGTCTTCGGCGAGAGCGACGACCCGTTTCGCGTCGTTCCCGAACACATTCTGGCCAAGTATCCGAACATCAATCGCGCGCCGTTTAACGCTCTGCCGATCGGTACCGGACCGTTTAAAGTCGTGAAGTGGGTGCACGGCGATCACGTGGAGTTCGTCGCGAACGACGACTACTTCAAAGGGAAGCCAAAACTGCGGCGCATCGTCGTACGGTTCGTGACCGACGACAACACGCGCGAGGCCAGTTTGCGCTCGCATTCCGCCGACTTGCTCAACGACATCTCATTTCCGATCGTGCGCGATTTGCGATCGGCGGCAAACGTCCGGGTGCTTCTGCCGGGCTCGCCCGCCTACGAGTCGATCGATCTCAACCTCAAACGGCCTCCGCTCGACGACGTGCGCGTGCGCCGCGCGCTGGCCTACGGTATCGACGCGGCCTCGATCACGCGCGACAATACGTACGGCGCGGCGGATCTCGCCACCGAAGACATCGCCAAGAGTTCCTGGGCCTACGACCCCAACGTAACCATCTACGCCTACGATTCGGCGAAGGCCGCGCAGCTTCTCGAAGCGGCCGGCTGGAAGACGGGTGCCGACGGTATCCGGAGCAAGAACGGCAAGCGGCTCGAACTGCAGCTGGTCTACGGTCAGGGAAATCCCACCTCGCAGGTCATCGGTGCCGAGGTGCAATCGGAGCTGCGCCGCATCGGCGTCGATCTTTCAATCAAGAGCTATAACTACACGCTCTTGTATGCGACCCAGCAGCTGGGCGGCATTTTGCTCGGCGGCAAATACGATCTCGGGCTCTATGCCTGGATAGCCGGAATCGATCCCGACGACTCGCAGCAATTCATGTGCGCGTACGTGCCGCCCAACGGCAACAACATCGCGAATTACTGCAACAAACAATTCGACGCCGCCGAGAACGTCGCGCTGCACAGCTTCGACCGAAACGTCCGCAAGGCAGCCTACGCGAAAACGCAAGCGCTGCTCGCGCAAGACGTCCCCGTCCTCTTCCTCTACTATCCCAAGCGCCGGTACGCGATGAACCCCGATCTCCAAAACTTCGCGCCCAACGGCGTAAGCGAAGACTGGAACGCCTGGCAATGGTCGATCTAG
- a CDS encoding SUMF1/EgtB/PvdO family nonheme iron enzyme → MQTLAPATPALDRPLLADWYRRNRARSAQIFALIDPAAYYARPIPLRHPFAFYEGHIPAFSFLTFNERALGEAPVDPLLEKLFERGIDPGSLTDANRHERRDWPQKAAIEAFGRACDDRVLEAIETAVLHDDRAPRLARGQAIYTALEHEPMHHETLLYIIHRLGPDLKGRIAQDHHDPAPPRNDLVAIAGGTATLGADPGSIPFGWDNEFGRHEVRVPAFGIERYPVTNADYLEFVRAGGPPPPFWIERDGDWYLLGVFETLPLPRSWPVYATHDQAQAYAAWKGSRLPSEAEYHRAAFGTPSGAERPFPWGDETPTAERGNFDFNRFDPEPVDANPAGASAWDVHDLIGNGWEWTSTVFAPFPGFEPMASYPQYSADFFDGRHYVMKGASPVTARELVRRSFRNWFYADYPYMYAKFRLVSA, encoded by the coding sequence ATGCAGACCCTGGCACCGGCAACCCCGGCTCTCGATCGCCCGCTTCTTGCCGACTGGTACCGGCGCAATCGCGCCCGGTCCGCGCAGATCTTCGCGCTGATCGATCCGGCCGCATACTACGCCCGTCCGATTCCGCTGCGGCACCCGTTCGCGTTTTACGAAGGCCATATCCCGGCATTTAGCTTCCTCACGTTTAACGAACGCGCGCTCGGCGAGGCGCCGGTCGATCCGCTCCTCGAGAAGCTCTTCGAACGCGGCATCGATCCCGGCTCGCTGACCGATGCGAACCGCCACGAACGGCGCGATTGGCCGCAGAAGGCCGCAATCGAAGCCTTCGGCCGCGCCTGCGACGATCGCGTTCTCGAGGCGATCGAAACGGCGGTGCTGCACGACGATCGCGCGCCGCGCCTGGCGCGCGGACAAGCCATCTACACCGCACTCGAGCACGAGCCGATGCATCACGAAACGCTGCTCTACATCATCCATCGGCTCGGCCCCGATCTCAAGGGACGCATCGCGCAAGATCATCACGATCCCGCGCCGCCGCGAAACGACCTCGTCGCGATTGCCGGCGGAACGGCGACGCTCGGTGCGGACCCGGGAAGCATTCCGTTCGGGTGGGATAACGAGTTCGGCCGGCACGAAGTCCGCGTTCCCGCGTTCGGGATCGAGCGGTATCCGGTGACGAACGCGGACTATCTGGAATTCGTACGCGCCGGCGGGCCGCCGCCGCCGTTCTGGATCGAACGCGACGGCGATTGGTATCTGCTCGGCGTCTTCGAAACGCTGCCGTTGCCGCGGTCCTGGCCGGTGTACGCGACGCACGATCAGGCGCAGGCCTACGCCGCTTGGAAAGGCTCGCGCTTGCCGTCGGAGGCCGAATACCACCGCGCGGCCTTCGGAACGCCGAGCGGAGCGGAGCGTCCGTTTCCGTGGGGTGACGAAACTCCAACGGCCGAGCGCGGGAACTTCGATTTCAATCGGTTCGACCCCGAACCCGTCGACGCGAATCCGGCCGGAGCGAGTGCCTGGGACGTGCACGATCTCATCGGCAACGGCTGGGAGTGGACGAGCACGGTCTTCGCACCGTTCCCGGGATTCGAACCGATGGCTTCGTATCCGCAATACAGCGCCGACTTCTTCGACGGGCGCCACTACGTGATGAAGGGCGCATCGCCCGTTACGGCACGCGAACTCGTGCGGCGGAGCTTCCGCAACTGGTTCTACGCCGACTATCCGTACATGTACGCGAAGTTTCGCCTCGTGAGCGCGTAG
- a CDS encoding aldehyde dehydrogenase family protein, translating to MAIFDYAPAPETTAVAIRERYGLFINGQWSAPASGRYFATIDPSNEAHLAEIAYGDAADVDRAVRAARKAYDKYWRKLRPADRAKYIYRIARAITERSRELAVLETMDGGKPIKESRDFDVPLAAAHFFYYAGWADKLEWAMRAGEIPRPIGVAGQIVPWNFPLLMAAWKIAPALACGNTVVLKPAETTPLTALALAAIVRECDLPPGVVNVVTGDGATGAALVDHPDIDKIAFTGSTDVGKAIARSVAGTAKRLTLELGGKAAHIVFADAPMDQAIEGVVNGIYFNQGHVCCAGSRLLVQESAHDEIVVRLTERLETLRLGNPLDKNTDIGAINSKIQLERINELVRSGVEAGATLVQQSCTIPERGYYFPASFFTNVSQSHRIAREEIFGPVLSIITFRTPEEAIEKANNTPYGLSAGIWTDKGSKNMFVAQHLRAGVVWCNTFNQFDPSSPFGGYRESGFGREGGVHGLAEYLG from the coding sequence ATGGCGATCTTCGATTACGCGCCGGCGCCGGAAACGACCGCCGTCGCGATCCGCGAACGGTACGGGCTCTTCATCAACGGTCAGTGGAGCGCGCCCGCGAGCGGGCGCTACTTCGCGACGATCGATCCGTCCAACGAAGCGCATCTGGCCGAGATCGCCTACGGCGACGCCGCCGACGTAGATCGCGCGGTTCGCGCGGCGCGTAAAGCCTATGACAAGTACTGGCGCAAGTTGCGTCCGGCCGATCGCGCCAAGTACATCTATCGCATCGCGCGCGCCATTACGGAGCGTTCGCGCGAACTCGCGGTGCTCGAAACGATGGACGGCGGCAAGCCGATCAAAGAGTCGCGCGACTTCGACGTGCCGCTCGCGGCGGCGCACTTCTTCTACTACGCGGGCTGGGCCGATAAGCTCGAGTGGGCGATGCGGGCCGGCGAGATTCCGCGTCCGATCGGCGTCGCCGGGCAGATCGTGCCTTGGAACTTTCCGCTGCTGATGGCCGCCTGGAAGATCGCGCCCGCCCTCGCATGCGGAAATACGGTCGTCCTCAAGCCGGCCGAAACGACGCCGCTGACCGCGCTCGCACTCGCGGCGATCGTGCGCGAGTGCGATTTACCGCCCGGCGTCGTCAACGTGGTAACCGGCGACGGCGCCACCGGTGCGGCGCTCGTCGATCATCCCGATATCGATAAGATCGCGTTTACGGGATCGACCGACGTCGGCAAGGCGATCGCGCGTTCGGTCGCGGGCACCGCAAAACGTCTCACGCTCGAACTCGGCGGTAAAGCCGCGCACATCGTGTTTGCCGACGCGCCGATGGATCAGGCCATCGAAGGCGTGGTCAACGGGATCTACTTTAATCAGGGGCACGTCTGCTGCGCCGGTTCGCGTCTGCTCGTGCAAGAGAGCGCACACGACGAAATCGTCGTGCGTCTCACCGAACGCCTCGAGACGCTGCGGCTCGGCAATCCGCTCGATAAAAACACTGACATCGGCGCGATCAATTCGAAGATCCAGCTCGAACGTATAAACGAACTGGTGCGCAGCGGCGTCGAAGCGGGCGCCACGCTCGTGCAGCAGTCGTGCACGATACCCGAGCGCGGATATTATTTCCCCGCCTCGTTTTTCACCAACGTGTCGCAATCGCACCGCATCGCGCGCGAGGAGATCTTCGGGCCCGTTCTTTCGATCATCACCTTCCGAACGCCCGAGGAGGCGATCGAAAAAGCCAACAACACGCCGTACGGACTCTCGGCCGGTATCTGGACCGACAAAGGGAGCAAAAACATGTTCGTCGCGCAACACTTGCGGGCGGGTGTGGTATGGTGTAACACCTTCAACCAGTTCGACCCGTCGTCGCCCTTCGGCGGCTACCGCGAGTCGGGATTCGGCCGCGAGGGCGGCGTTCACGGATTGGCTGAATATTTAGGGTAA